The region aatgtgtgtcgtcttcatttatgacatgacctttattgacgggggctttcttgatacgcattgtgtgtcattaacacgcgcgtcgtaaggttacgacacgcgaatgcgtgtcatcttcctttatgacagggccttccttgatacgcattgcgtgtcgtaaacgcgcgtcgtaaatgcgggtcgtctctctttatgacagggccttccttgatgcgcatttgcgtgtcgtctgagctttttacgacgcacaatgaacgtcgtaaaagactgtttttctagtagtgcgggCAGAGCAAGCCCACAAATTTTTAGGATTTTCAATGTATTtaaaggtaaggattcatgttttaGGGCATTTTATTAGCCTTCATTACTCCTAGAACCCCTTAGGAGCAACCCTAGCCTCCCTCTTCAAGATTTGACCTCCCCCCTCTCCTTTCTCCTCTTTTGGATGCTTCTGGTGGTATTTTaatgaaacttgaagatcaagaaggttcttTTGGTTTTAAGGAATGTTGTTTAGAAATTTGGATCCATCTAAGTCACTCCATTTTCTGGACTAATATGAgtataaagttcatatcttgcTCTTTAGTTCTTTATATCTCTTAATTTGTggtttttgacacttttggtccattttataGGTTATATTGGAGTTGAGTGGACTCCAACATCTTTTGATCAGTTTGAAATGCTTTTTGGACctcatggactaggaaagttatgatctttttccttcccttttagccatgcaagttatcttggtcctttaggcaagtttggtgtattaaagtttagatcttgaaattttgagacattattatggataaatttagaaactttatccatctaaacgtCATGTTAattcagatatgaaggttggagacttggagaAAGATGTATTCTTGGTccatttgagacttaaagactagataaTGGTTGTTTGGATCATCCTAacagataaagttggaaactttatccattatgaagctattagGAACCAGATTTGATGTTATGAGCTTTAGTCTTTAAGGATTAAGTTCCTAATGAAGAAAAATCTCTCTGATCGAAACCACGATGTGTCCAAGGAAGGTACTTGATGTACTGGCGCGCTGCAATGCATCTGTTTTGTTTAGACATGACCACAATGTGGAAAAATAATTGCTACGACATGGGAATCTtctgagttgactttgaccattgaatgCTTgtctagtttgacttttggtcaacctTGGGTAGATTTGAGTATTTTGACTAAGGACTAGTCTCGGTTTGGATTTAAGAAGATTGGGTTGGCTGTTATGTTGCTGAGGTAGATGTGGAGCTTATGTTGAGTAgctcaggtgagtcttctcactatactatgtaggatggtaattgtctttgtgatacttgcatgaaagaccatgggggtagcccatggaaatTGTATGAAATATCCTGGGGGTAGCtaatgacacttggatgtaagaaaattggggtagcccatgacattttaGGGAAAAACCATGGGGATAGCTGTAACGCCCACATTTTCTCGCTAGGTGTTAATAAGATGATATATTTCTAATGGTCAACAGTTGTAACCTTTATATgaattaaataaagaaaattattgagtattatgtgttctatgtgtatttatatgtagTAGACGTGCTTAAAgcgatataataaaataagaaataaaatatGTGTCTTAAATAGAACAAAAATTAGGCTGAATAATCTTGATGAGAGTCATAGTAATCATATAACCGAGAGTGTGCGCATAGAGAACGCctaaatcttacttcgtatgagggagttatgatttttcgaagtttcagtgcAGCAGTGCCGACACGTAAATTAAATTTTAGATCAGTTTTTTTAgcaaaaacaatctaaatgagaatcgaagatctcgttaataggaatccgtcaatataaagacagttgagaacggacatcggacaagagaattatgaatttttaacggactttaacagtctaaacctgtgtgacaaccgtcaattttggttaaacaaagtcaacaaaagtcaaccacgTCAACTCAGCTCGTATTagaattttcgaagaaatgtgaTATTCCATAATGTTTCTAATGTACTAATGACAAGTTACAATATAAAGTACCTCTCTGGTTGCCAATTATCGAATATAAATCCTAATTAGGGTTAGTGACTTAAAAATTCGATAattcaattttatattatttaggtataaataatattcatatcACAATGTAGTTGAGTTCATAAACCTTATACTACATGACAAATTCATAACAAAGGTTTCATATACAGATTTTTGGTGAATTCGTCACCAAATGCGAAAGATTCTATGCCCGGCTTAAACACTCAAACATTAACGAAAAGAATTAGGAATTACCCTAACTTTCGTGTAATGTGTTATTATTTTTTATGATaatgatttttataataatttgaatTTAAATGATTCAAATTAAGTAAATGTACATCATTTTTAccatactttttataaaaatcaccaaCTTTTACAAAAATTACccattcttttataaaaataaaagaaacagTTTTTGTCTTATATGGTGATGacacattttataaagaaataatattttaataaagtcAAACCCTACACCCTCCCGCCATACCCCTACCCACCCTCCCTCCCCCTCCTTTAACTTCGgccgaccccccccccccccccccccccgaattcacttcatcttcttcaatttccttcgtcttcttctcaagaACAAGATCACTCTCTCAAGGTTAATTCCCATAAATTGGTTAtcgatctttatatatatatagacacacacacacacactagtttatTTACAATTACACACATTAATATGTGTTAATATCCATAGGGTAATTcaaccttcaagtgttcttagcttgaaacctttcatcttcacctctttatccaccaagaaacacacttaaggtgagttcatacccctcattTTCATTTTTAGTAAAAGGAGCTATGGGAACTTTATCACTCACTATCTCTTCAACATCTTCTTCTGGGTCTTCGGATTCTTCAGAAATCCTTGAACTATTATTTTTGACAACTGGGATTGCTTCATCTATGACTAGAATCTCAATGGTTGGGATTTTTGCACGAATTAAGGGATTGCTTTCCCCCACAACCGGATAGGTGGAAGTCATGTGCGAAGAGTATTCAGATACTAAAGGATCAGAGTCTTCGGTATGTTGTAATTGGGTAGAAGGAGAGATTAAGACTTTAGTATTCAGATACTAAAGGACCAGAGTATATGATGTTGAGAGGTCCGGATTCAATTGGAATGTCATTCTCCATGATAAACTTTGTTTCATTGAGAGGATTGGTCTCCTGTACATAGAATTCATCGAATTTCATGTCAAAGGTTTCTTCTATGATTCTTGTTCGTTGGATTAGAACTATGTATGCTACCTTGTTTGTAGAATGTCCCCAAAATATTCctttttctgatttgggtgtaaattTGCTCATAAGCTCTTTTTTGTTGACTACAAAACACAtgcaaccaaaaatgtgaaagaaacgaacatttggttTACGATTGTTTAAACCTTCATATGGAGTCTTGTTGATCCGTTTGTTAATGATGCTCCAGTTTTGTACAAAGCATGTTGTTGAGACTGCTTCTGCCCAAAAGTAGAGAGGCAGATGTTCAAAGTTGAGCATTGAACTGACAAATTTTACTAGAGTTATATTTCTTCTTTCTACCATGCCATTCTGCTACGGTATGTAAGGATTTAATAAGTTGTTAATGCCTTTTGACACTTGGAAGTCATTAAGCAACCAATTTGTTAATTCAATTCCATTATCACTTTGGATTCTTCGAATGGGAAGCTTGATTTGTAATTCAATTTCCTTGAAGAAGTTGATCAAGGTATGCGGTGTTTCTGATTCCAGTATTAAGAAAAAAAACCCGTGTGAAACGAGTGAAATCATCTACTATGACTAGAATGTACTTCTTCTGATGTATGCTTGCCACCGTTGAGGGAGTGCGTAGGTCAATATGAAGCAATTCCAAAGGTTCAGTGATGGAAGAATCAACTATTAAAGGATTACTTCCCTAGGTTTGATTTCCACATTCACAAGTAGAGCAAAAAGTGTTATTGTCAAAGTTGAGAAGATGCAATCCTCGCATCATCTCTCTGGTAACCAAATTCTTTATGTATCAAAAATTAAGGTGAGCAAGCTTCATGTACCATAGCCAGCTGACCTCGGAGATGACTTTTGAAAAAAACACAATTGTGGTTTACCAATGACTAGAGATACAATGTCTTTGATTTGACTAGACACCTTTATCTATCTTTCGTCATCATGCAGTTGtattcatcatcaaattcagCGTGATGACCAGTTTTACAGAGTTgcccaacactgatgagattgcgTTTTAACCCTTCAATATAGGCAACTCTTTGAATTGAGAAGTTTTCATTTGTTAGGAGGCGATATCCTTGAATGGTTCCATTTGCATCATTTCCAAAAGTTACGTGACCACCATTTGTGTCTGCCTTAAAGTCACAAAGGTATTGTGACCTTcctgtcatgtgcaaggagcaagaGCTATCTATCAACCATTCTGTTTCGTGATCCTCCTCGCACATTGCCTGTAGTATTAGGTAGTTAATTTGGGCAACCAAATTTTTCGGGGGCCCGCAACAACATAATAAGATTGAAAGTATGCAGTGTGTGGTTTAGTTGTGAATTTTGACGATATGTTATTCTTTGTTTCCTTCTTAATCCATATCATTTTTAAAATGAAGTTCTTCTTTTTGGGTTTCATGATAGGCTTCTTAATGGGTGGATAAGCACTAAAGGTTAATTTCTTTTCATTTATCCAGATTTTTTCCTGAGTTTTAACTTAGGAACATAAACCATTTGTTTAGCCATATTCAGTTTCATTTCGGCCTGTTCTTTGTCCTTTTGATTGGTAACATAAGTGTTGTCAACCATTAATGCCTTAAgcttttggtcatgatttttgttCAGGATAATTTTGGGATTTTGAGTCCTTTTGGGACTTGTGATTTTTTGTTCCTTGTTTaacatgtgtgtgtatatatatatatatatatatatatatatatatatatatatatatatatataattggatTTGGTTTTGTTAGAAGGCTTTTACGTAGAGTTATTTTGGAAAGATTTGTTCAGTTTAGGTCTTTGGCTTTTAAAGAGTCTGGACTTGGTTATGGGTCTAGGAGAGGAATCATCGGAGCTGTAGAGTTCTTGACATTTTGAGCATTGTCCGATCTCGAATTTGTCTGTTCTTACTCCTTGAGGAAGAGTTTGTATTTTAGTTATAAATTTAAACGAAGTCTGCGGTGAGACTTTTGTTGAGTGAGATACCACAGTGTATGCAGTACTTACCTTTCTTGGGATATTTGGCTTTGGGGACTCTTTTGGTTCATCCATAATTATTTCTTCGTCCAAGGCAGATCCTGAGCCAGGATATATCGATCTAATGACTGGTATGTATTTCATATTTTCATAGAGTGTTGAGGTTTCTGGGATAATTTCTTCAACAACACATGTTTTTTTGGACACGAAGTTTTTCAAAATGACATTGAATGTCTTCGAGATAGGTCTTGTCGTTTATTAGGAAGTGAAAGTTTTTATCAGGTGGGACATAGGGATGTTCGACATCAAACCAAGGTGGAGATTTCTCTCCGGTATTATaaccatttgaccaaccccaattataagTGTTGTCTACAGACCCATTATGGACTAAGTTTTCAATTGCTTCACTTTCATTAAAGACCTTTTCTATTAATTTGTTCAAGCGTACAATTTCATTTCGGGCTAGATCCCTTTGATTAAAAGAAACGTCTAACTGAGTTTCACTAAGCAATCTAGCATCCTTTTCTAGTTTCAAATATGCTTATAACATGATGACCTTAAGCTTTTTGTCTTCTATTATTCTTCTCAAGTGGTACAACTCTCCGGTCTCTATGTTCttttcatctaaggctttgttgtaATATGAAAGGACATCAACACACATTTGAGTAAGTTGTACTAGATATGGTtcacaatcatgcatgttgtaattaTTAGACCGAATCATCAATGTTACTTGTTTAATAATGTTGATGGTTCTTCCCTTTTCCATGAAGCAGTAGTTTTTCTTCATCTCTTCAGTCTTCTCCTTTGCAACCAGACATAGTTTGCCTCTTTTCCTTTtgttgtcattgtcttcatcatCATCTCCCGAGGACCAAACTTTGTGATCTATTTTTACTTGTGCCATAAAGGCTTTCTCAATCTTTTCCTTGTCTTCAGCCTCTTGAgtcattctaaggtagaatgctttgTCTTTGACGACGTTGACTTTGCAGTCTCTAGcaaaatgattttctttgtgGCATATGAGAACtcctttctttttctcttttgtaTCTTATGCGGTATCTGAAGATTTTTCTTCTCTGGATGCTTTAGAGGAGTTTGAGATCATTAGTGGTGTGTTTTGAGACTGAGGCTGATGGAATGGATTTATGATATATGTGGAAGGCTGAGGATACTGTTGAGGGGAATTGTTTTGCGGACAATAGTTGCGGTTAAACGAAGGTCTTGTAAAGTGTTGGTTTTTACAATAGTTGAGAGGAGGGAGTCtgttgaactgttggctaacaAGGGCTAATgcgtgttgaaaggcttcttcaTCATTTTGTTGCATTTCTGGTTCATATGACCGCAGTGTGTCATCATTTGAGGTTTGGTATGATGTTTCACCAGTATGATGATACTGATGAGTTGGGTTGGTAGGTTGCGATGAGTGAGCAATTAAGGTGAGTGGTCCACCTAGATCCATGAAGTCCTTCATCACCGTAGACTCCTGAGCTTGCTTTTCACCGTATAGTTTATACAACGAGAGAGTTTTGATTTTGTTGTCACCTAGAACTATCATCTTCTCCATTGTCCATTGTTTTCCTAAGCCATTAAGAAATTGCATGTTTGTTTCATGATCACTACGAGTGATTCCTGCATTCGAGAGTTTGGTGACGATgaggttgaatcttttgaaggagtcATCGAGATTTTCACCATGAAGAGTTTTAAAGTTGTTGAACTCGTTTAGAGCAGTTGTCAGCTTTTTGTCTTGAGATTTCTCTATATCTTCATAAAGATTTAtaataacatcccaaatttctttTGCTGATCCATAGTTGATAATAAGATCGAACTGTCGGGTCGAACTCTACAAGAGAAATCTGACTTGAGCATCATCGACGACTATGGGAGTAAGGACAGGTACATGTGGTCATTTCATAGAAATCAATTTCATCTTTCTCCATCTTGTTGATGTCATCGTTGGTAGGTCTGGTTATGGCTACTTGACCACCTCCAAGTCTGACTTGAGCATCATCGACGACTATGGGAGTAAGGACAGGTACATGTGGTCATTTTTCATTAGATCTCCATACTTCTTTATCTAGCTTTTTAAATATATTTCCCTACGTTGAGACCAATGATGATATTCAGTTGCAACGAGTATTGGAGCTCTATTAGAACCTCTAACACTGTGAGATATATTTAAAGAGCAAGCTTGTTCCATGTTTCCTTTAAAAATAATAAGCTAAGTGGTATATAAGGATTttaaatcagagtacttcttttgaaaacaagttttgtttctaaagaaaaattaaaaagcaaccactatggctctgataccaattgttgagtaaAATGAGTTTAATCTTTTAATGATATTGAGAAAAATGTGGAATTAATGGATCGTTTAATGAATTTCAACAATAATTGGAACGAGGAATAATAAGGAAGAGATAGTGCAACAAGTAAACTTAAAATATAAACAAGTAAATAACACTTAGTTGAATCGTAACAAGGCTTGTATTCAAGACTAGGTTAGTAAGTGATGAACAACTAGAGATAAAAGATAATCttgataaaagagacttctgaATTAATATAACGATTACACAAGAAATATATTGGAAGTGGAGATCTTAATAGATTGATCAACATGATCATCTATTTATTACACAAAACAGTACaagttaaaatataaaataagagtAGCTTGGGCGGCCCTACTGCCCATGCCCATGACTGTTTTGTGTAGTCTACCAAGATATGTCAGTATTAAGTTGATCATTGTTTAATCAGTGAAAGGACAGAACACCCATCTTTATACTTAGGTAGACTTTTCCTCTTCGGTATAGCTCAACAATGTACAAGGCTCTTCGGAAAGCCTTAACTTCTCTCCAGTTCCTTTGAATCACCAGGTCTGCGGTATTCTTCACACACTTCAGCTGCCGAGGGCACTTTATGTCTTAACAGGtttaatgagaaaccctaatatatggggtttgcaccctatttaaaggaatgtgATGGATAGGGTTGCTCACCCTCAACCTCCTTCACACTATCTCAGCCTTCAAGCAAACCCTTATCTCTATTTTTGCTGTCTAAGCTTTTTGTGTTGATGTTCAGggattagaagaagaagaaggtgactTCTAGACTTGTATTCAACAAGCAACTTGTATCATCATCTTGTTGTACATCTTATGGACTCTTGTAAGTCTCCAAGTTCCAAGGTTTTAGGTTTATTGTGCATAGCTCTAGGTTTCTTTATCTTATTCTTCATGTTAGGACATACTGGAGTGTTGGGatttcataaagtttccaactttatgaatgCCCAAAGCCCCTTTATGGTTAGGAGTGTTGGGTATGGAGTTTTATAGAGTTTTGAACTCTTGCATAAGATCTTGGCCCCTTTTCTCTATTTTGACCTAATAAGAgtccaagacatgcattggacatgcatgtctggaAAGTATGGATTTTTATGTGATTATAAGGTGCTAGAAACGTTCTGGAATGGGGATCTAGTAAGCCTTAAAGGAAAAGTACTTAATTGGTTAAGTCAAGTCATGTTTTTGCCCTATTTAAACCTAGAAGTGAGATCTTTATCTCTTGGAGGGCCTAAAGGGattaagttggaaactttatctacTTAGACCTTAGAAAGGACCAGATCTGAGTTTTGGAGCCCTTGAAGCTGGAAAGAAAAGTGACTTAATGGTTTAAGCTGCCCAGACCAGTCCCCACGACGTAGCTCAGGTGCTATAGTTgaatttgactttaaattttgaccgttgactttgaccaagtttaacctaTGAGAATTTTGGTATTTGGAGTAGTAGTTTGAGACTAGGTCCATGTTTGTGTACAGGTGACCTGTAGGGTCAGTAATTGGAGTTATGATCTGTTCAACTATATTTTcggcttgtgaggtgagttctcctcgtTGTGCTTGTGGGTAGAAGACACCCATGCCGGCCTAGTAGATTCTGTAGTGAACTGTTAATATTTGCATGTTTATGTGGTTACTGTTATGTTTATTTTGTTTTACATGTTGACATGGTGTAGTTGGGTTTagactgtactgctttgtgctACCATTCAACAAACCTGAGCAATCTAACAGAAAGGTTGTTGGCCAGTGGCAATCCAACCATGAGGTTTTCGGTCGGAAGGGGGCAATCCAACCGTGAGGTTATGGGTCGGGGAAAtccaaccgaaaggttgtgggCTGGGGGTAATCCAACTGTGAGGTTTTGGACCCAGTatgtattatttgtatatgttccGTTGTGTGGTATCTTAGGCAGCTCGCTAAGCTTTAGCATATGATTTAAGTTTATTATTTTAGGTACTTTAGATgatcatggaaaagcaaaggcgtgGTCATACACATCCTCTGGTGTTATGTTTTGGGGATTTGATTACACTATGATTCTAGGATATTTGTATTTCATacttgattttgacttaggtgttgtttgaaaacaatgatctcccttaattaaaaatgaaaaaatttatcgtgatttttgggatgttacaaagagTGTTGATGTGCTTCTTCGGTTCTTTAGTTCATGTAAGTTCCTCATTATGCCATATATCACATTGTATATCCTTTGCATGGTAGGATAGAAGTACTATTCGAGTACAAGTATGCTAGTTAACTAGGAGAAATCCTTGTTATGAATGTGAAGTTAGAATACTTGGTGTCTTGATATGCTAGATTGGTAGAGTCTTGCATGTTAGTTAGGGTAACTGAGGAAGGCCGGTTATCAGGATTATGTATGATTAATCAGCGAATAAATTAATTGAGAAATGATTAATGGCAGGGTAACTAGGGTAGGCTAGTTGCCAAGGATATTAATATGCTAGTagatgttatgtgtttatgttacatGGTTATGTTGTAATGATAGCATTGGTTCTATGTTGTTTAAGTTGGATAGACTAAGAACTTTTGGTCTAATGGCTAATTATGATGTTCTTCTTTGACTATTTGTTCTCATGTGGGTCATCTATTCGACTGTCTATCTGATCCCCGACTACGTATGGCTTTATGTAATGTATGAAAAACCATGATTCGTCCCCTGGCAATTGCATGAAAGACAATGGGAGGACCATGACATCTGTAAGAAAGACCATTGGAGGACCATGGAAAACGTAAGTAAGATTACGGGAGGACCACAACATTTACACGTCATGTGTTGATATGTATCTTGTACGTATGTTGATAGGTCAACACTAAAGCCGAGGATTTTATGTGTATGGACTGTATGTATGGTGgaatatgtggtatattgggaaactcactaagctttatactTACAGTTAAGGATTAAATGTTTTGTAGGTTGTTCGTGGGAAGAGCCCGACAAGACTTTACACACACATTAAAGATATTTTTTCCGCAGGTTTTCACTTAACTTTGATAGTGTACGACTTTCAATCAATCAAATTTTATTCAAAGATTTTTGAAACATAGGTTTGATTGTTagtttattttaaaatgaaaaaaaaaatctatttgtaatttttgggacattacaggtATCATCCAAAACATCCCCACCACTCTGCACTACATTAACTACAATGTGTCCACTCAAGTCCTCTAGGAGGCTAAGAAGACAGATGCTGAAATGCTAGACACCATCTCCAACATGCAGGATACCATGGAGAAGGCAATCACTGCCTACAAGAACATTATCGAACACCTCCTTAACAACTAGGTGTTTTGTATGTTTTTAGTTAGTGTTTGATGTGTTTAgatagtttttttttgttatggTTGTATGATTTTTTTGGTGGTTGTATGATGAAAAAAAGTAATGAAAGCTTTTTATGGTTTTGGCAATCTTTTTTTGCATGAAAAACAattacattttatatttttacaaAATCTGATAACAAACAATAATGGCCAatcaattttgattttgtttatcTCTTTCTTTGAAAGAGGAATGAGAATGGGAATGGGGTGTTGCAAGGGTAAACTTTTATATATGGTTTTTGATCTTGTTTATGCAAGAAATAATTGTTACCATTTAAGTGGGGTAGTTTTGGTAGGATGAAATCTAAGAATGAATGGATGATTCATTCTATTGGAATGTTAAAAAGTTGTTTGTTTAGAttgatggaatggaatggacCAAATGTTGTTACCTCAAGTACTGTCAACAAGAAAATGCAAAAATTCTGATTTTTTAGTGTTAATTGTTCAGTGGCAGCGACATTCAAGCTGCCGGTGGCGACGATATAGTGGTGGGTGGCGATCAGCAtgtagaggaggaggaggtggtagaGGGTACGTCAGAGGGCGGGCGGGCGGAAGGGAAGGGTATTATTTTCTAGTTttctaaataagaaaaaaaatcctCAAAAATAGTCCCTAAGTTATgaaaagactattatgccctCAACCCTAATTAAAACTAACAGAGTTAGGGTTAAGGACCattaattaaaagttttgataacATAAGGAcgtttttaatgatatatatatatatatatatatatatatatatatatatatatatatatatatataataataataataataataataaagttaaCGTCTGAGTTAGGGTTAAAAACCATTCATTAAAAGTTTTGGAACCATAAAGACTATTTTGGaagtttttcattttaaaataaagtttggtattaaacaacttttaaaaagatttctaatTTTGagaaataaaattttcaaatcttgtttttttatataaactCATAATCATTTAAACAAAACATGAGTACCCTTaacaataatatttttaaaaattttcttttacaaACTCACTAAAATAATATTATGGTGAAgcctattttttataattttttgattTTGGATAAAAAATTCATTATAattaataaaaactaaaatttcttaaaattaaaatCTTAACATTACAAAAACTTgtattttcagaatttttttaCAAAGTCACTACTTTATTACGTAGAAGTATTTTccaaatttttataatttttgaaaaaatgttttattgagttgtttataaaaattaaaaattaaaaaaaaaatcaaattttcattaTTATGCTTATTTTGTAAAGCACTAAATTTTAATACCTTTGATTTTTTAAGATTTTTTGTTTCACAAAGTAGCCAAAAAAGCTAATCGGATGAAATTTAAATTTAATAGCTACACAACCAGAATATGTCAGTGAGAGAATTCCTTACCAAAGAGTCTTTGGTTTAGCCGTAAGGAGTGATATTTCTCAAATAAGAGATTATGGGTTCGAATTTCACTAGAAGACATAAatgatatttaatatttaataagagatcatgggttataaactagtatatatatatatatatatatatatatatatatatatatatatatatatatatatatatatatatatatatatatattagtttataacccgtggaaaccacggttataaaattaatcaaacttttatagtaaaaactcaaaattattaataagttattttaaataaattattaatttaagagatattttttattagttatgtgaaattataat is a window of Lactuca sativa cultivar Salinas chromosome 1, Lsat_Salinas_v11, whole genome shotgun sequence DNA encoding:
- the LOC111910745 gene encoding uncharacterized protein LOC111910745, with amino-acid sequence MTQEAEDKEKIEKAFMAQVKIDHKVWSSGDDDEDNDNKRKRGKLCLVAKEKTEEMKKNYCFMEKGRTINIIKQAMCEEDHETEWLIDSSCSLHMTGRSQYLCDFKADTNGGHVTFGNDANGTIQGYRLLTNENFSIQRVAYIEGLKRNLISVGQLCKTGHHAEFDDEYNCMMTKDR